In the Paenibacillus sp. FSL H7-0357 genome, one interval contains:
- a CDS encoding Crp/Fnr family transcriptional regulator, producing MIKEHYNVIEAHGNTNCFSEQNFNRLLVTMKERMVPEGSHLFWEGDYSDKLFYIKRGRVKLTKSTDEGKELILYMYQAGDMVGQADPFFSTKHSFTAEVIEESEVGVIEQKDLEILICQHCDFAIDFMKWMGIHHRLTQTKFRDLMMYGKPGALCSTLIRLGNTYGEKNGDNILINKKITHTDLSNMIGATRESVNRMLSDLRKKDAVEYENGMIVIKDLGMLQEICHCELCPNEICRI from the coding sequence ATGATCAAGGAACATTATAATGTTATCGAAGCCCACGGGAATACAAACTGTTTCTCCGAACAGAACTTCAACAGACTTCTTGTCACAATGAAAGAACGCATGGTCCCTGAAGGATCTCACTTGTTTTGGGAAGGCGACTACTCGGATAAATTGTTTTATATCAAACGTGGACGTGTTAAACTGACCAAATCTACTGACGAGGGTAAGGAACTTATTCTTTATATGTATCAGGCTGGTGATATGGTAGGTCAAGCAGACCCTTTCTTCAGCACGAAGCACAGCTTCACCGCAGAAGTGATTGAGGAGAGCGAGGTTGGTGTGATTGAGCAGAAGGATCTGGAGATTCTGATCTGCCAGCACTGTGATTTCGCCATTGACTTTATGAAATGGATGGGCATCCACCACCGTCTCACCCAGACGAAATTCCGTGATTTGATGATGTACGGCAAACCTGGCGCACTTTGTTCGACGCTGATCCGTCTTGGCAACACTTACGGCGAGAAGAACGGCGACAACATTCTGATCAACAAAAAAATCACGCATACGGATCTGTCCAACATGATCGGTGCTACCCGTGAGAGTGTCAACCGGATGCTAAGCGACCTTCGCAAGAAAGACGCTGTGGAATACGAAAACGGCATGATCGTAATTAAAGATCTTGGCATGCTGCAGGAAATCTGCCACTGTGAATTATGTCCGAACGAAATTTGCCGTATTTAA
- a CDS encoding NUDIX hydrolase: MKSFNHFGVYGICEREGRLLVIHKGRGAYTGRYDLPGGRLEENESLADGLVREFMEETGLSVKVRDSLGTFDFFVRYQENDFTHMHHIAALYTVDITDPQHAVTIGVFAEQDSLGMEWVDLAAITLDSASPVAVLAAGWLSGGSLSPEAGYYAEWEMKRGSM; this comes from the coding sequence ATGAAGAGCTTCAATCATTTTGGGGTCTATGGAATTTGTGAGCGTGAGGGCAGGCTGCTGGTCATACATAAAGGAAGAGGGGCTTATACCGGAAGATATGATCTTCCCGGGGGAAGGCTGGAGGAGAATGAATCGCTGGCTGATGGCTTGGTCAGAGAATTTATGGAGGAAACCGGGTTGTCTGTCAAAGTGAGAGACAGTCTGGGCACCTTTGATTTTTTTGTGCGGTATCAGGAGAATGACTTTACACATATGCATCACATCGCAGCGCTGTACACTGTGGATATCACGGACCCTCAACATGCTGTTACTATCGGCGTATTCGCGGAGCAGGATTCACTGGGTATGGAGTGGGTGGATCTGGCAGCCATTACGCTGGATTCGGCTTCACCGGTGGCGGTACTTGCAGCGGGTTGGCTAAGCGGAGGCAGCTTATCTCCAGAGGCTGGATATTATGCGGAATGGGAGATGAAAAGAGGCTCCATGTAG
- a CDS encoding glycoside hydrolase family 65 protein yields MAKVADKYLKVDPWAIIEEGFDPERNRTSESIFSLGNEYLGVRGYADEGYSGDSLPGSYFNGLNEQQEIGNHYKGIIRSLRYMVNAVDWLHTRITVDGEVLDLAKSKVSEFSRRLDFQSGTYCREFIWHLECGKNLKVTFTRLVSMTLSHLGLQQVAFQPLNFSGTAEVCTGLDFNMIHEERGKSMWKSLRSGGEDGVTAIMAETLTTSNKLFSSFVLHSSQVLNTARVERDRFIGQQFTLELTQGKAVHYTKLAVNCTDSDSSRSEDSLWAEGMELAVAAGRLDEQAVFSEQKTYWSGIWQTSDIRIEGDPENQQGIRFCIFQLYQTYHGDHPGFNIGAKGLTGEAYRGLAFWDTESYCLPFYMFNNPKAAKSLLEFRYKTLPEAMLRAKDVDCEGACYPIATIDGTESCDLWQHSNLQLHVGTAVSYGIWHYVKNTGDRTFLYSKGAEMLIQISRFYATRGQWGQRSGEYGYFGVMGPDEFQLMVNNNCYINLMAQKLFEYTLATVAEMKEQVPDTFAGVMSKTGLRDEELADWSLKAQHMRIPLDPNSGIYEEHDGFFDMPHIDIHSIPVTDFPLYANWSYDRLYRYDMIKQPDVLMFMFLYSGQYSREAKVANYEYYEPRCIHESSLSPSIHSILASEIGKHEEAYTFFEFATRLDLDNYNRNTREGLHTTSIAAAWMNIVYGFGGMRSDGDCLSFQPSLPQRWTSYSFQVMYEGVLLRIEVTKDTVSFKAVDGGSTEIVVYGQQLKVDTAGTAIPLGEGMLAG; encoded by the coding sequence ATGGCAAAAGTGGCGGATAAATATTTAAAGGTCGATCCATGGGCGATCATTGAAGAGGGGTTTGATCCGGAAAGGAACCGTACCTCGGAATCGATTTTTTCACTGGGCAATGAGTATTTGGGTGTGCGTGGTTATGCAGATGAAGGTTATAGCGGTGATTCACTGCCTGGCAGCTATTTTAATGGTCTGAACGAGCAGCAGGAGATTGGTAATCACTATAAGGGTATCATTCGTTCCTTGCGCTACATGGTAAATGCAGTGGACTGGCTGCACACCCGAATTACTGTGGACGGAGAAGTCCTGGATCTTGCAAAAAGCAAGGTTTCGGAGTTCAGCCGCAGACTGGATTTTCAGAGCGGGACGTATTGCCGTGAATTCATCTGGCATCTGGAGTGCGGGAAGAATCTAAAAGTAACATTCACCCGGCTGGTCAGCATGACCCTGTCCCATCTGGGGCTGCAGCAGGTTGCCTTTCAGCCGCTGAATTTCTCGGGGACCGCAGAAGTGTGCACAGGGCTTGATTTTAACATGATTCATGAGGAACGCGGGAAGAGCATGTGGAAAAGCCTGCGCAGCGGGGGGGAAGACGGCGTCACTGCGATTATGGCGGAAACGCTGACTACCAGCAATAAGCTGTTTAGCAGCTTTGTCCTGCACTCTTCGCAGGTGCTGAATACTGCACGGGTAGAACGGGATCGATTTATTGGCCAGCAGTTCACACTGGAGCTGACCCAGGGGAAAGCCGTGCATTACACGAAGCTTGCCGTCAATTGCACGGATAGTGACTCCTCACGGAGCGAAGATAGTCTGTGGGCAGAAGGAATGGAGCTTGCGGTTGCGGCAGGCAGACTAGACGAGCAAGCAGTATTCTCCGAACAAAAGACCTACTGGAGCGGCATCTGGCAGACCAGCGATATCCGCATCGAAGGTGATCCTGAGAACCAGCAGGGCATCCGCTTCTGTATCTTCCAGCTCTACCAGACGTATCACGGTGACCATCCCGGCTTCAATATCGGTGCCAAAGGCTTAACAGGCGAGGCTTACCGTGGTCTTGCCTTCTGGGATACCGAGTCCTACTGCCTGCCGTTCTATATGTTCAATAATCCCAAGGCCGCCAAAAGCCTGCTCGAATTCCGCTATAAAACGCTGCCGGAAGCGATGCTGCGCGCCAAAGACGTGGACTGCGAGGGAGCCTGTTATCCGATCGCCACGATTGACGGGACGGAGAGCTGCGACCTGTGGCAGCATTCTAATCTGCAGCTTCATGTTGGCACTGCTGTTTCCTACGGCATCTGGCATTATGTGAAGAATACGGGCGACCGAACCTTCCTGTACAGCAAAGGCGCAGAAATGCTGATCCAGATCAGCCGCTTTTATGCTACACGAGGGCAATGGGGACAGCGGAGCGGAGAATACGGCTATTTCGGTGTCATGGGTCCTGATGAGTTTCAATTGATGGTGAACAATAACTGCTATATCAACCTGATGGCCCAAAAATTGTTCGAATACACGCTGGCAACGGTCGCTGAAATGAAAGAGCAGGTACCTGATACGTTCGCCGGGGTGATGTCCAAGACGGGATTGCGTGACGAAGAATTAGCGGACTGGAGCCTTAAAGCGCAGCATATGCGGATTCCGCTGGACCCGAACAGCGGGATCTATGAGGAGCATGACGGATTTTTCGATATGCCGCATATTGATATTCATTCCATACCTGTCACGGATTTTCCGCTTTATGCGAATTGGTCCTATGACCGTCTCTACCGTTACGACATGATCAAACAGCCTGATGTGCTGATGTTCATGTTCCTGTACAGCGGGCAGTACTCCAGAGAAGCCAAGGTAGCGAACTATGAATATTACGAACCCAGATGTATCCATGAGTCTTCACTCTCTCCGTCGATCCATTCCATTCTGGCCAGTGAAATCGGTAAACATGAGGAGGCTTATACCTTCTTTGAATTTGCCACCCGGCTTGATCTGGATAATTATAACCGCAACACCCGGGAAGGCCTGCACACCACTTCAATTGCTGCCGCATGGATGAATATTGTATACGGCTTTGGCGGCATGCGCTCTGATGGCGATTGTCTAAGCTTCCAGCCTTCGCTTCCGCAGCGCTGGACCTCTTACAGCTTCCAGGTGATGTATGAGGGAGTGCTGCTGCGCATCGAGGTCACGAAGGACACGGTGAGCTTTAAAGCTGTGGATGGCGGAAGTACAGAGATTGTCGTCTATGGACAACAGCTGAAGGTGGATACTGCCGGCACAGCGATTCCGCTGGGTGAAGGGATGTTGGCCGGATGA
- the nirB gene encoding nitrite reductase large subunit NirB, translating to MTVEREKLVLIGNGMAGVGTIEQILKLGGAYDITIFGSEPHPNYNRIMLSYVLEGSKSIEDIILNDRQWYEDNNITLHTGTTVVRIDEASRQIVTDNGMSVPYDKVIIATGSNSFILPVPGSTKDGVVGFRDIADCDAMLAAAQQYRTAAVIGGGLLGLEAAKGLVNLGMDVTVVHLLEDLMERQLDHTASSMLQAELERQGVKFAMGKQTVELTGEERVNGLRFSDGTELQSDFVVMAVGIKPNVQLAKDSGITVNRGIVVNDYLQTSMANVYSVGECTEHRGTCYGLVAPLFEQGMVLAKHLCGASTQPYEGSVVATKLKISGVDVFSAGDFTETAEHTVISAKDEWKRTYKKILLRNNIIVGAVLFGDVTESASLQKLVKQGTEMTDEIYGEVMGTGCCGGGSAKKGLSVETMADEEIVCGCNGVTKKAIVDAVTENGFTTVDEIKACTGATRSCGGCKPVVEQILQFVLGDSFQESAKQGICGCTTLSRDEIVAEITAKGLKTTKEVMNVLGWKQAEGCSKCRPAVNYYLGMIYPDTHEDEKESRFVNERMSANIQKDGTFTVIPRMYGGVTTPEDLRRIADVSLKYNVKVVKVTGGQRLDLVGIQKEDVPKVWEELDMPSGYGYAKSLRTVKTCVGSQFCRFGTQDSMGMGAFIERKYERLDLPAKFKIAVNGCPRNCAESCTKDIGIVGNDGGWEVFIGGNGGIKPRIADAFCKVKTDDELIEICSAVIQYYRETGNYLERTSEWVERMGLENIQNVILNNEDNRKELAARIDFALAQVTDPWKKMLNDDSTRTALFEKARV from the coding sequence GTGACCGTGGAGAGAGAAAAGTTAGTTTTGATAGGGAATGGTATGGCTGGCGTAGGCACTATCGAACAGATCCTTAAGCTTGGCGGCGCTTATGATATTACGATCTTTGGAAGCGAGCCTCATCCCAACTACAACCGGATAATGCTGTCCTATGTCCTCGAAGGAAGCAAGAGCATTGAGGATATCATTCTGAACGACCGGCAGTGGTACGAGGATAACAATATTACTCTGCATACTGGAACCACTGTTGTCCGGATTGATGAAGCCTCCCGTCAGATCGTTACAGATAATGGAATGTCGGTTCCTTACGATAAAGTTATTATTGCAACAGGTTCAAATTCATTCATTCTGCCGGTACCGGGCAGCACAAAGGATGGAGTTGTAGGCTTCCGCGACATTGCGGATTGCGACGCCATGCTGGCTGCAGCACAGCAATACCGCACAGCGGCTGTGATTGGCGGTGGACTGCTTGGTCTTGAAGCAGCCAAAGGACTTGTGAACCTCGGTATGGATGTTACCGTCGTGCATTTGCTGGAGGATTTGATGGAGCGTCAGCTTGACCATACTGCTTCATCCATGCTTCAAGCTGAACTTGAACGCCAGGGTGTGAAGTTTGCCATGGGCAAACAGACGGTTGAGCTGACCGGGGAGGAACGGGTAAACGGCCTGCGTTTCAGCGATGGAACCGAGCTGCAATCAGATTTTGTAGTGATGGCGGTCGGAATCAAACCGAATGTCCAACTGGCCAAAGACAGCGGCATCACGGTGAACCGCGGAATTGTCGTGAACGATTATCTCCAGACCTCGATGGCGAATGTCTATTCTGTAGGAGAATGTACAGAGCACCGCGGCACCTGCTACGGGCTGGTAGCTCCACTGTTCGAGCAGGGGATGGTGCTGGCGAAGCATTTGTGCGGCGCCTCCACCCAACCGTATGAAGGTTCTGTCGTAGCCACCAAGCTGAAGATCTCGGGGGTGGATGTCTTCTCTGCCGGTGATTTCACTGAAACAGCGGAGCATACCGTCATTTCGGCTAAAGATGAATGGAAGAGAACCTATAAGAAGATTCTGCTCAGAAACAATATTATTGTCGGTGCAGTTCTGTTCGGCGATGTGACTGAATCCGCAAGTCTGCAGAAGCTGGTCAAGCAGGGCACCGAAATGACCGACGAAATTTATGGCGAAGTAATGGGCACGGGCTGCTGCGGCGGAGGCAGTGCGAAAAAAGGCTTGTCAGTCGAAACGATGGCTGATGAGGAGATTGTCTGCGGCTGCAACGGCGTGACCAAGAAGGCGATCGTTGATGCCGTTACGGAGAACGGTTTTACCACGGTAGACGAAATTAAAGCCTGCACCGGAGCTACCCGCTCCTGCGGTGGCTGCAAGCCGGTTGTCGAGCAGATTCTGCAGTTTGTTCTCGGTGACAGCTTCCAGGAAAGTGCGAAGCAGGGGATTTGCGGATGCACCACCTTGAGCCGCGATGAGATTGTAGCAGAGATTACCGCTAAAGGCTTGAAAACGACCAAAGAGGTTATGAATGTGCTGGGCTGGAAACAAGCGGAAGGCTGCTCCAAATGTCGTCCGGCTGTGAACTATTATCTTGGCATGATCTACCCGGATACCCATGAGGATGAGAAGGAATCGCGGTTCGTCAATGAACGGATGAGTGCGAACATCCAGAAAGATGGTACCTTTACCGTTATTCCACGGATGTACGGCGGGGTAACTACACCGGAAGACCTGAGACGAATTGCCGATGTTTCCTTGAAATATAACGTAAAGGTTGTAAAAGTGACCGGTGGTCAGCGTCTGGATCTGGTCGGTATCCAAAAAGAGGATGTGCCTAAAGTATGGGAAGAGCTGGATATGCCTTCCGGTTATGGCTATGCGAAATCGCTTCGTACGGTCAAAACTTGTGTAGGTTCGCAGTTCTGCCGCTTCGGGACACAGGATTCCATGGGTATGGGAGCTTTTATTGAACGTAAATATGAACGCCTTGATTTGCCGGCCAAATTCAAAATAGCAGTCAACGGCTGCCCGCGCAACTGTGCGGAATCCTGCACGAAGGATATCGGCATCGTCGGCAACGACGGCGGCTGGGAAGTGTTCATTGGCGGCAACGGCGGGATCAAACCACGGATAGCCGATGCCTTCTGCAAGGTGAAAACCGATGATGAGCTGATCGAAATCTGCTCCGCCGTGATTCAGTACTACCGTGAAACCGGGAACTACCTGGAAAGAACCTCGGAGTGGGTCGAACGCATGGGACTGGAAAATATCCAGAACGTGATTCTGAACAATGAGGACAACCGTAAGGAGCTGGCTGCACGGATTGATTTTGCCCTGGCTCAGGTAACTGATCCTTGGAAAAAAATGCTGAATGACGACAGCACCCGCACCGCGCTGTTTGAGAAGGCAAGAGTCTAA
- the nirD gene encoding nitrite reductase small subunit NirD: MDSAKQEYAVGPVQSFLPQIGRVVTAGNLELAIFRTSDGAFYAVENSSPHPKGGPLAEGIVSGHYLYDPLYDWKIDLRSGEVQAPDHGTVATFPVSLDGDIVKVSLQQAVFQS, from the coding sequence ATGGATAGCGCAAAACAAGAATACGCCGTAGGACCGGTACAGAGTTTCCTGCCGCAAATTGGACGTGTTGTAACAGCCGGGAATCTGGAGCTGGCCATATTCCGCACCTCGGACGGAGCTTTCTATGCCGTAGAGAACAGCAGCCCTCATCCCAAGGGTGGACCTCTCGCTGAGGGAATCGTATCAGGACATTATTTGTACGATCCGCTGTATGACTGGAAGATTGACCTTCGCAGCGGCGAGGTTCAGGCACCGGACCACGGTACAGTAGCAACCTTTCCCGTTTCTCTGGACGGAGATATCGTGAAAGTCAGCCTGCAACAGGCAGTTTTTCAAAGCTAA
- the ric gene encoding iron-sulfur cluster repair di-iron protein — MVRDIVLQFPKAADYFKGQRIDFCCGGAKPLAEVAAEKGIDPETLLADLHKLLKEHPVLDVDTAWNEASSAELVEYIVNKHHRYLREELPLISQNVTKVFRVHGEDSLHLGEVYRLFNLLREDLLQHTAKEEESEFPKMLAYSENPSEEGLAELRGLLHTLEEEHDGAGEILRELRRVTNDFTPPEHACTTYRLTYARLEELEGMTFEHVHLENNILFLRYQ; from the coding sequence ATGGTCAGAGATATTGTACTGCAATTCCCGAAGGCGGCAGATTATTTCAAGGGACAGCGGATCGACTTCTGCTGCGGGGGGGCAAAGCCGCTGGCCGAAGTGGCAGCTGAGAAAGGGATTGACCCGGAGACACTGCTTGCAGATCTGCATAAGCTGCTGAAAGAGCATCCTGTGCTTGATGTAGACACTGCATGGAATGAGGCATCTTCCGCTGAGCTGGTTGAGTATATTGTGAACAAGCATCACCGCTACTTGCGCGAAGAGCTGCCCCTGATCAGTCAGAATGTAACCAAGGTATTCCGCGTCCATGGCGAGGATTCTCTGCATCTGGGCGAAGTTTACCGGTTGTTTAACCTCCTGCGGGAAGATTTGCTGCAGCATACAGCGAAGGAGGAGGAATCCGAATTCCCTAAGATGCTGGCCTACTCCGAGAATCCGAGCGAAGAAGGATTGGCCGAGCTGCGCGGGCTGTTGCATACGCTGGAAGAAGAGCATGACGGAGCCGGTGAGATTTTGCGGGAGCTCCGCAGAGTTACGAACGACTTCACTCCGCCAGAGCATGCCTGCACAACCTACCGCCTGACCTATGCCCGCCTGGAGGAGTTAGAGGGAATGACCTTCGAGCATGTGCATCTGGAGAATAATATCTTGTTCCTGCGTTATCAGTAA
- a CDS encoding formate/nitrite transporter family protein yields MFTQSVENIVETAVGKRDKMNESLPRYFLAALLAGAYVGIGIILIFSLGAPLAAAKSPFQPLVMGTSFGIALTLVVFAGSELFTGNNMFFTVSTLAGRTSVWDTVKNWIIVFVGNVAGAVILALLIQGTGLFKAAPAEHLIFTAAAKKMTLPFSELFFRGILCNWLVCLALWMSSRAKSEAAKLVLIWWCLFAFIASGYEHSVANMTLLSVAVLLPNHPETISIAGWLHNMIPVTLGNIIGGGVFVGMAYWLISPVRAARGKR; encoded by the coding sequence ATGTTTACGCAAAGTGTCGAGAACATCGTAGAAACAGCAGTAGGCAAACGCGACAAAATGAACGAGAGTCTGCCGAGGTATTTTCTGGCTGCATTATTGGCCGGGGCTTACGTTGGGATCGGAATCATTCTTATTTTCTCACTCGGCGCACCGCTAGCGGCGGCCAAATCCCCTTTTCAGCCGCTTGTGATGGGCACCTCCTTCGGGATTGCACTGACACTGGTCGTATTTGCCGGATCTGAGCTGTTTACCGGGAACAATATGTTTTTTACCGTAAGTACGCTTGCCGGAAGAACCAGTGTCTGGGATACGGTAAAAAACTGGATTATTGTATTTGTCGGCAATGTTGCCGGTGCGGTCATTCTGGCGCTGCTGATTCAAGGAACGGGTCTGTTCAAGGCAGCTCCTGCTGAGCATCTGATCTTTACCGCTGCCGCCAAAAAAATGACACTGCCCTTCTCGGAGCTGTTCTTCCGCGGTATCCTCTGTAACTGGCTGGTCTGTCTGGCCTTGTGGATGTCCTCGCGTGCGAAAAGTGAGGCGGCGAAGCTGGTGCTGATCTGGTGGTGTCTGTTCGCCTTTATCGCCAGCGGATATGAGCACAGTGTGGCTAACATGACACTGCTAAGCGTAGCCGTACTGCTGCCGAACCATCCGGAGACCATCAGCATTGCCGGCTGGCTGCATAACATGATTCCTGTTACCCTGGGCAATATCATCGGTGGCGGTGTGTTTGTAGGTATGGCCTATTGGCTGATTTCACCGGTGCGTGCTGCCCGAGGCAAACGTTAA
- a CDS encoding glycosyl hydrolase family 65 protein, producing MSWTVAEHDFDKSRVTTNGNKYMTGNGYMGYRGTLEEFTKEQLTAVTLAGLYDKSGEQWREPVNAPNGLFTKLSCNGQPLGVLEADPLFHCQELDFRNAVHRRETEYGFRGGKLTFTAERFVSMDQLHLLAGRLTLHSTADCRLYIETGIDGEVWDINGPHLTERKEQFKAGTALSTAITGELKLPVAVAERATFTFDVQETAGEGAMRVISFDAKAGETYEWFKYVAVYTGLDNAGDPAAAAEQEVLTAEKAGYEELLKAHCAVWEERWSRCDCRIEGDEAAQFALRYSIYQLLIIAPAESEKVSIPARGLSGQVYKGAVFWDTEMFMLPFFLHSDPRIARNLMMYRIHTLDGARRKAAEYGFLGAFYAWESQDSGDDACTLFNVNDVFTGRPMRTYFRDKQVHISADVVHGIWQYVTFTGDDSLLVDGGAEVIWECARFFYSYAYYNPVKKRYEILDVTGPDEYHERVNNNAFTNALVKETLEIALRVVQLLQDKYPGHYPGLAALFADGPFVAEFNEMLEHFYVPQPDPENLVIEQFDRYFKLEEVTLSELKSRVINKNEYWGGGSGLATTTTILKQADVVLMLNLFKASFSKEVKQANWEFYEPRTEHGSSLSPCIYALVAADIGSPDWGYPYFMRTATVDLTGESKQYVGDLYIGGTHPAANGGAWMAAVLGFAGVQFDGEVLRLNPALPGPWQSVELPVILRGGLFRLRISRNDVAVTAAADNREPLAISAFGGGCVSCLPGAKLRLLNSAAASEQERNGQGKFIREERK from the coding sequence ATGAGCTGGACAGTAGCAGAGCATGACTTCGACAAAAGCAGGGTGACGACGAACGGAAACAAATATATGACCGGCAACGGCTATATGGGTTACCGCGGTACGCTGGAGGAATTCACCAAGGAGCAGCTAACAGCTGTAACTCTGGCCGGATTGTACGACAAATCCGGCGAGCAATGGCGAGAGCCGGTGAACGCTCCAAACGGTCTGTTCACCAAGCTGAGCTGCAATGGCCAGCCGCTTGGAGTTCTGGAGGCTGATCCGCTGTTTCATTGTCAGGAGCTGGACTTCCGTAACGCTGTCCATCGGCGGGAGACTGAATACGGGTTCCGCGGCGGCAAGCTGACCTTCACGGCCGAACGGTTTGTCAGCATGGATCAGCTGCATTTGCTGGCAGGCAGGCTGACCCTGCACAGCACAGCAGATTGCCGTCTCTATATTGAGACCGGCATCGACGGAGAGGTGTGGGATATTAATGGCCCACATCTCACGGAGAGAAAAGAACAGTTCAAGGCAGGGACAGCCCTCTCCACTGCCATAACCGGTGAGCTGAAACTGCCGGTAGCTGTCGCGGAAAGGGCAACCTTCACCTTTGATGTTCAGGAAACCGCCGGGGAAGGTGCCATGCGTGTGATCTCTTTTGACGCGAAGGCGGGAGAAACCTACGAATGGTTCAAATATGTCGCGGTTTATACCGGGCTTGATAACGCTGGGGATCCGGCAGCGGCAGCGGAGCAGGAGGTCCTGACCGCGGAAAAGGCAGGCTACGAAGAGCTGCTCAAGGCTCACTGCGCGGTTTGGGAGGAGCGGTGGTCACGCTGCGATTGCCGGATTGAAGGTGATGAGGCGGCCCAGTTTGCGCTGAGGTACAGCATTTATCAGCTGCTGATTATTGCACCCGCCGAATCGGAGAAGGTTTCGATTCCGGCGCGGGGGTTATCCGGGCAAGTGTATAAAGGTGCCGTGTTCTGGGACACGGAAATGTTCATGCTGCCTTTTTTTCTGCACAGCGATCCCCGGATTGCCCGCAATCTGATGATGTACCGCATCCATACACTGGATGGAGCGCGCCGCAAGGCAGCGGAATACGGATTTCTTGGCGCTTTTTATGCCTGGGAAAGCCAGGACAGCGGAGACGATGCCTGTACATTATTTAATGTAAATGATGTATTTACCGGCCGTCCGATGCGGACTTACTTCCGTGACAAGCAGGTGCATATCAGCGCGGATGTGGTGCACGGGATCTGGCAATACGTAACGTTTACCGGTGATGACAGTCTGCTGGTGGACGGTGGGGCAGAAGTGATCTGGGAATGTGCCCGCTTCTTCTATTCTTATGCCTACTATAACCCGGTCAAAAAACGGTATGAGATCCTCGATGTTACCGGCCCGGACGAATATCATGAGCGGGTGAACAACAACGCTTTTACAAATGCGCTGGTGAAGGAGACACTGGAAATCGCCCTGCGGGTTGTGCAGTTGCTGCAGGACAAATATCCCGGGCATTACCCGGGACTTGCAGCATTGTTTGCGGATGGACCTTTCGTGGCGGAATTTAACGAGATGCTGGAGCATTTTTATGTTCCACAGCCTGATCCGGAGAATCTTGTGATTGAGCAGTTCGACCGTTATTTCAAATTGGAAGAGGTGACACTTTCCGAGCTGAAATCCCGGGTCATCAACAAAAATGAATATTGGGGCGGCGGCAGCGGGCTGGCCACTACCACGACTATTCTGAAACAGGCTGATGTTGTGCTGATGCTGAATCTGTTCAAAGCTTCCTTCTCTAAGGAAGTGAAACAGGCAAACTGGGAATTCTATGAGCCGCGCACCGAGCATGGCTCCAGCCTCAGCCCCTGTATCTACGCATTGGTGGCCGCGGACATCGGCTCGCCTGATTGGGGATATCCGTATTTCATGCGTACAGCCACGGTTGATCTCACCGGGGAGTCGAAGCAATATGTCGGTGACCTCTACATCGGGGGAACCCATCCGGCCGCGAACGGCGGCGCCTGGATGGCAGCAGTACTCGGCTTTGCAGGGGTACAGTTTGACGGTGAAGTGCTGCGCCTAAATCCGGCGCTGCCGGGACCGTGGCAATCTGTGGAATTGCCTGTGATTCTGCGAGGCGGCCTCTTCAGACTGCGGATCAGCCGAAATGATGTGGCAGTCACTGCGGCTGCGGATAACCGCGAGCCATTGGCTATCAGCGCATTTGGCGGCGGGTGCGTGTCATGTCTGCCGGGTGCCAAGCTCCGTCTCTTGAATAGCGCAGCTGCCAGTGAGCAGGAGAGGAACGGGCAAGGAAAGTTCATTAGAGAGGAAAGAAAATAA